Proteins from one Carcharodon carcharias isolate sCarCar2 chromosome 37 unlocalized genomic scaffold, sCarCar2.pri SUPER_37_unloc_1, whole genome shotgun sequence genomic window:
- the LOC121274554 gene encoding histone H2B 5 — translation MVDEKKPAPKKGAKKALKKPLAKGGKKRRKSRKESYSIYIYKVMKQVHPDTGISSKAMSIMNSFVSDIFERIAGEASRLAHYNKRSTISSREIQTAVRLLLPGELAKHAVSEGTKAVTKYTSSK, via the coding sequence atggttgatgagaagaaaccAGCTCCCAAGAAGGGAGCCAAGAAAGCCTTAAAGAAACCGCTAGCAAAGGGCGGCAAGAAGCGGCGAAAGTCGAGGAAGGAGAGTTactccatctacatctacaaagtgatgaagcaggttcaccccgacaccggcatctcctccaaggccatgagcatcatgaactcgtTCGTGAGCGATATTTTCGAGCGCATCGCGGGTGAGGCTTCCcgcctggcccattacaacaagcgcagcaccatcagctcccgggagatccagaccgccgtgcgcctgctgctgcccggggaactggccaagcacgccgtgtcggaagggacaaaggcggtgaccaagtacaccagctccaagtaa
- the LOC121274515 gene encoding histone H1-like, whose amino-acid sequence MTDTAAAETAPPAAAAQVKPPKKKKAAPRSKAAGPKLGEQILKIVAGCSDRKGMSLAAIKKALSGSGVDVGKLGSQIRLSIRRKVESGSLVQVKGQGASGSFKIPKKESQGKVGKKEKKPTAKKSLVKKPAAKKVKTKKAAAKKSPARKVAAKKSPAKKATVKKTSSKKAATPKKAVKKAALKKKSPAKKLTGGKALKKVDKSKAKPKVKTAKAKKAAPGKK is encoded by the coding sequence ATGACTGATACTGCAGCCGCCGAAACGGCTCCTCCAGCCGCTGCCGCTCAAGTCAAACCTCCCAAGAAGAAGAAGGCGGCTCCCCGATCGAAGGCAGCCGGTCCCAAGTTAGGCGAACAGATCCTGAAGATTGTGGCGGGTTGCAGCGATCGCAAGGGGATGTCCCTGGCCGCGATAAAGAAAGCTTTGTCTGGCAGCGGTGTCGATGTGGGGAAGCTGGGCTCCCAGATCAGGTTAAGTATCAGGAGGAAGGTGGAGAGCGGCTCCCTGGTGCAGGTAAAGGGACAGGGCGCCTCCGGTTCCTTCAAAATCCCTAAGAAGGAATCCCAGGGGAAAGTGGGAAAGAAGGAGAAGAAACCAACAGCCAAGAAATCTTTAGTAAAGAAACCAGCGGCCAAGAAGGTGAAAACAAAGAAAGCAGCAGCCAAGAAATCTCCAGCCAGGAAAGTAGCAGCCAAGAAATCCCCAGCGAAGAAAGCAACAGTCAAGAAAACAAGCAGCAAGAAGGCGGCAACTCCAAAAAAGGCGGTGAAGAAAGCAGCGCTGAAGAAAAAATCTCCCGCCAAGAAGCTCACGGGCGGAAAGGCTTTAAAAAAAGTGGATAAATCGAAGGCCAAGCCCAAAGTGAAAACAGCAAAGGCTAAGAAAGCAGCGCCAGGAAAGAAGTGA